A genomic segment from Desulfurispirillum indicum S5 encodes:
- a CDS encoding TonB family protein — MRFSWLLACSLLLHIIIGLLLPLDTEEADQPVPIEVDYFRHTPESPVVEPHVLEPVAPPALVSPPVESVESADPEPLPERDQPEESAAEEPPAEAPTVSLPRRSITMDDLMAEQSSADESLPFDPYRLSEADLRQLDDLFGHEQDPATESEDVITFEDGFYRLEYASFLWQLKRKIENVWIYPRAAIQEGEQGIVLLRFHIRKNGELDGVELVRNPSQSVYLANAALRAVRDAAPYAPLPDPLERLTINGVFIYSLGGQFIYSR; from the coding sequence ATGCGTTTTTCCTGGCTGCTGGCATGTTCACTGCTGCTGCATATCATCATCGGTCTTCTGCTTCCTCTGGACACGGAGGAAGCAGATCAGCCGGTTCCCATAGAAGTTGATTACTTCCGCCATACTCCGGAATCCCCTGTTGTCGAGCCCCACGTGCTGGAGCCAGTGGCGCCGCCTGCCCTCGTCAGCCCTCCCGTGGAGTCTGTGGAGTCAGCGGACCCTGAGCCCCTTCCTGAACGTGATCAGCCGGAAGAGTCAGCGGCTGAAGAACCACCAGCAGAAGCTCCCACTGTCTCTCTGCCCCGTCGATCCATCACCATGGACGACCTGATGGCAGAGCAGAGCAGCGCCGATGAATCGCTCCCCTTCGATCCCTACCGACTGTCCGAGGCTGACTTACGTCAACTGGACGACCTCTTCGGCCACGAGCAGGATCCGGCAACGGAAAGCGAAGACGTCATCACCTTCGAGGACGGTTTTTACCGCCTGGAGTACGCTTCTTTTCTCTGGCAACTCAAACGCAAGATCGAAAACGTCTGGATCTACCCCCGCGCCGCCATCCAGGAGGGCGAACAGGGGATTGTCCTGCTGCGTTTTCATATCAGAAAAAATGGCGAGCTGGACGGGGTTGAGCTGGTGCGCAATCCAAGCCAGTCCGTCTACCTGGCCAACGCGGCTCTGCGAGCAGTGCGCGACGCAGCCCCCTATGCCCCCCTGCCCGACCCGCTGGAGCGCCTGACCATCAACGGGGTGTTTATCTACTCCCTGGGAGGGCAGTTCATCTACTCGCGCTAA
- the eno gene encoding phosphopyruvate hydratase: MPFIEDIYAREILDSRGNPTVEVEVILESGHIGRAAVPSGASTGSREAVELRDNDTERYLGKGVEGAVENVNTILAEALAGTDVREQAFIDNVMRELDQTENKSKLGANAILGVSLACAKAAAEYCGMPLYRYIGGVNARTLPVPMMNILNGGSHADNNVDIQEFMIMPVGAPSFREALRMGAEIFHALKKVLLDRGLSTAVGDEGGFAPNLASNEEALQVIMEAIEKAGYKAGEDICLALDAAASEFFKDGKYVLSGEGKTFTSEELVDYYSSLADKYPIISLEDGLDESDWNGWAILTEKLGDSIQIVGDDLFVTNTSILAEGIERGIANSILIKVNQIGTLTETLEAIEMAKRAGYTCVISHRSGETEDTTIADIAVATNAGQIKTGSASRSDRVAKYNQLLRIEEELDEEALYPGLQTFYNL, from the coding sequence ATGCCCTTTATTGAAGACATTTACGCTCGCGAAATCCTTGATTCCCGCGGCAATCCCACTGTAGAAGTGGAAGTTATCCTTGAAAGCGGACACATAGGGCGCGCCGCAGTACCCAGTGGTGCCAGCACTGGCTCCCGTGAAGCCGTTGAGCTCCGTGACAATGACACGGAACGCTACCTGGGCAAGGGAGTTGAAGGTGCCGTTGAAAATGTAAACACAATTCTTGCTGAAGCGCTGGCAGGCACCGATGTTCGCGAACAGGCCTTTATTGATAATGTCATGCGCGAACTGGATCAAACGGAAAACAAAAGCAAGCTGGGCGCCAACGCCATCCTTGGAGTAAGCCTGGCGTGCGCCAAAGCTGCCGCTGAATACTGCGGCATGCCCCTTTATCGCTATATTGGCGGTGTCAACGCCCGCACTCTTCCTGTACCCATGATGAATATCCTCAACGGGGGGAGCCACGCCGATAACAACGTCGACATCCAGGAATTCATGATCATGCCAGTGGGAGCTCCAAGCTTCCGCGAAGCGCTGCGCATGGGCGCTGAAATTTTCCACGCCCTGAAAAAAGTCCTGCTGGATCGCGGCCTGAGTACCGCTGTTGGCGATGAAGGTGGCTTCGCCCCCAATCTGGCCAGCAATGAAGAAGCCCTCCAGGTCATTATGGAGGCTATTGAGAAAGCCGGATACAAGGCAGGAGAAGATATTTGCCTTGCCCTGGATGCCGCCGCCAGTGAGTTCTTCAAGGATGGCAAGTACGTGCTCAGCGGTGAAGGCAAAACCTTTACCTCTGAAGAGCTCGTCGATTATTATTCGTCTCTGGCCGACAAGTATCCGATAATATCCCTGGAAGATGGCCTCGATGAATCCGACTGGAACGGTTGGGCTATCCTGACAGAAAAGCTCGGTGACAGCATTCAGATCGTTGGCGACGACCTCTTTGTCACCAACACCAGTATACTGGCTGAAGGCATTGAGCGCGGCATCGCCAACTCCATCCTCATTAAGGTAAACCAGATCGGTACCCTGACAGAAACCCTTGAAGCCATTGAAATGGCCAAAAGAGCTGGATACACCTGTGTGATATCTCACCGCAGCGGGGAGACAGAAGACACTACCATAGCCGACATCGCCGTGGCCACCAATGCCGGACAGATCAAAACCGGTTCAGCATCCCGCAGTGACCGAGTCGCCAAATACAATCAGCTGCTGCGCATCGAAGAAGAGCTTGACGAGGAAGCCCTCTACCCTGGCCTGCAGACCTTCTACAACCTCTAG
- a CDS encoding methyl-accepting chemotaxis protein, whose protein sequence is MGMKIKLAIIVATMLILAIGTLGFIGQQRIDTYSIDENVDKARKMALQLSVMRHYMARIAPHVTFSDPSINQWAATPAFSAGQVAENFSKMGDFYIKQTSLRYRNPQNTPNENELLMIERIQNQGLPEYWELGVHEGRDAILYALPLRVEKACLTCHGIPHQEVPTPLYNRLLADYGDRAFNFREGDHRGIISVAVPLDIARESVEGLHRTLFITAALVIVIFILLLSFFLHLFLERGIIQPVSRYARILQSSQKDLTIELPAASHREIHTIARAINHFITSLGGLLKTLKENFSDVAHRNRVIASMAAEFSATFDAQSNKLKQSADHIEQIGNASSDVLNAMGDAASSTSQTLSMAQQGKENLSAAVLSMENIRENASSLSATVANLSGSTDQITTILGTINDIADQTNLLALNAAIEAARAGDSGRGFAVVADEVRKLAERTQEAISEISAILGGLQSEAAIANASMKTTSDNVQTGVERFEAVDRFFSTVLEKLEQIAAVNTQAQRQIENQTESLSNVSLAIAGITEEVQRSAETARELVEHTTEVERQAMHATALADEFKTHNDYKQLT, encoded by the coding sequence ATGGGTATGAAAATTAAACTGGCCATTATTGTAGCGACCATGCTTATTCTGGCAATTGGCACACTGGGATTCATCGGACAACAGCGCATTGACACCTACTCCATTGACGAGAATGTCGACAAAGCCCGTAAAATGGCTCTCCAGCTTTCGGTGATGCGCCACTATATGGCCAGAATTGCCCCCCATGTAACCTTCTCAGATCCTTCCATAAACCAGTGGGCGGCGACCCCTGCCTTTTCGGCTGGTCAGGTGGCGGAGAACTTCAGCAAGATGGGCGACTTCTACATCAAGCAGACTTCTCTGCGTTACCGCAACCCCCAGAACACACCTAACGAAAACGAGCTCCTCATGATTGAGCGTATCCAGAATCAGGGGCTTCCCGAGTACTGGGAGCTGGGAGTCCACGAGGGTCGCGACGCCATTCTCTATGCTTTACCACTGCGCGTGGAAAAGGCGTGTCTGACCTGCCACGGCATTCCCCACCAGGAAGTACCGACACCGCTGTATAATCGCCTGCTGGCGGACTATGGCGATCGGGCGTTCAATTTCCGCGAGGGCGATCACCGGGGAATTATTTCGGTGGCCGTTCCACTGGATATCGCGCGGGAATCGGTTGAGGGCCTTCATCGGACGCTTTTCATCACTGCCGCCCTGGTTATTGTTATCTTCATTCTCCTGCTGAGCTTTTTTCTGCACCTCTTCCTTGAGCGCGGAATCATCCAGCCCGTTTCCAGGTACGCCCGCATCCTGCAGTCGTCACAAAAGGATCTCACCATTGAACTGCCTGCGGCAAGTCACCGCGAAATACACACCATCGCCCGGGCCATCAATCATTTTATCACCAGTCTTGGCGGACTGCTGAAAACGCTGAAGGAGAACTTTTCCGACGTCGCGCACCGCAACCGCGTCATTGCGTCCATGGCGGCGGAGTTCTCGGCCACTTTCGATGCCCAGAGCAATAAGCTCAAGCAAAGCGCTGACCACATAGAGCAGATCGGAAACGCCTCCAGCGATGTGCTCAACGCCATGGGTGATGCCGCAAGCAGCACTTCCCAGACGCTTTCCATGGCCCAGCAGGGCAAGGAGAATCTGAGCGCAGCGGTACTTTCCATGGAAAATATCCGCGAAAATGCCAGTTCCCTTTCCGCAACGGTCGCCAACCTCTCAGGGTCAACGGATCAGATCACTACGATCCTTGGCACCATCAATGATATCGCCGACCAGACAAACCTGCTGGCTCTCAACGCGGCCATTGAAGCGGCCAGAGCCGGTGACAGCGGGCGAGGGTTCGCGGTAGTGGCCGATGAAGTGCGCAAGCTGGCAGAGAGGACACAGGAAGCCATCTCAGAGATATCCGCCATCCTTGGCGGCCTGCAAAGTGAAGCCGCCATCGCCAACGCCAGCATGAAAACTACCAGCGACAATGTGCAGACAGGGGTTGAGCGCTTTGAAGCTGTGGACAGATTCTTCAGCACCGTGCTGGAAAAACTCGAACAGATTGCCGCCGTCAACACTCAGGCTCAAAGGCAGATAGAGAACCAGACAGAATCGCTTTCCAACGTCTCTCTTGCCATTGCCGGCATCACCGAAGAGGTCCAGAGAAGTGCCGAGACGGCCCGCGAACTGGTGGAGCACACCACGGAGGTGGAGCGCCAGGCAATGCATGCCACCGCTCTGGCTGATGAGTTCAAGACGCACAACGACTACAAGCAGTTAACATAA
- a CDS encoding TIGR03960 family B12-binding radical SAM protein, which yields MQKPSRYTGGELNAVLKKPGPDDLRIALFFPDVYEIGMSHLGLKILYRVLNSIDGVFAERVYSPWSDMEAFHRSSGEGLYSLETQTPLGAFDIIGITLQYEVSYTNVLNALQLSGIPMRASDREKGSWPLIMGGGPVVFNAEPVAPFFDLLFVGDAEEEISHFARALLAHKRSGKSLKWQEIFSDFMGRKGYYFPAQFVPSYRDERFSGVTPLISGYEQVTKALVTDLEEAPYDTRPVVPYMETVHNRAVVEISRGCTRGCRFCQAGMIYRPVRDRSPQAIAELARCTLDASGFDELSLLSLSATDYQHISPLLRDLMLEYGRSGVSVSLPSLRAGTLSDALLDELRKVRKSSFTIAPEAGTQRMRDVINKGIDEEDILATARIIFQAGWKRVKLYFMIGLPLETTEDVAGIAHLAVKIQQIAREAAGRSAQVIVSVSQFIPKAHTPFQWWTMDDRETLKAKQRVIEDILRPYSTVQYKFHDARTGLLEAALARGDRRLADVLERAVELGCRLDSWSEHFRFDLWQQAFADCGTSLDRWAYRQYDLNDPLPWDHIDSMISKTWMQEEWQRACQEQVTPDCRFDRCSQCGVCGGEVRLRLNRRQGLDISERETTAEENLAQMAMVPVTTLRIRYKKEGMVRFLSHLETVKSVTSAILRADLPVAYTQGFNQHVKLSFSDALGLGIQSYAEYMDIALVEQIDPTEAMARLNRELPPALAVLDARTGTFAKLSAAHHSTTYQVNLDVENGQHLHAAQWLVRRENKKGVREIDIKPHCAIMGTRPLQFAIHSNPDGVTPKPVEVLEYVSALPREQLSSFVITKMQVVGEGAF from the coding sequence GTGCAGAAACCATCACGTTATACGGGTGGTGAGCTGAACGCTGTTCTGAAAAAACCTGGTCCTGATGACCTGCGTATTGCCCTGTTCTTTCCTGATGTGTATGAAATTGGCATGAGCCATCTGGGGCTGAAGATCCTCTATCGCGTTCTGAACTCCATTGATGGAGTCTTTGCTGAGCGTGTCTATTCGCCCTGGTCAGATATGGAAGCTTTTCATCGCAGCAGTGGTGAAGGGCTGTACTCCCTGGAGACCCAGACACCTTTGGGCGCATTCGATATCATAGGTATCACCCTGCAGTATGAAGTCAGCTATACCAATGTGCTCAATGCACTGCAGCTCAGCGGTATTCCGATGCGCGCTTCCGACCGTGAAAAGGGGAGCTGGCCACTGATCATGGGTGGTGGTCCGGTGGTATTCAACGCTGAGCCGGTTGCTCCTTTCTTTGATCTTCTCTTTGTGGGCGATGCCGAGGAGGAGATATCTCACTTCGCCAGAGCTCTACTTGCCCACAAGCGAAGTGGTAAGTCGCTGAAATGGCAGGAGATATTTTCTGATTTTATGGGGCGAAAAGGCTACTACTTTCCGGCGCAGTTTGTCCCCTCCTACCGCGATGAGCGCTTCAGCGGGGTCACCCCCCTGATTTCCGGGTACGAGCAGGTAACCAAGGCGCTCGTGACCGACCTTGAGGAAGCGCCCTATGACACCAGGCCCGTCGTTCCCTACATGGAAACCGTTCATAATCGCGCCGTGGTGGAAATCTCCCGTGGCTGCACCCGTGGCTGCCGCTTCTGTCAGGCCGGCATGATCTACAGGCCCGTGCGGGATCGCTCCCCCCAGGCGATTGCCGAGCTGGCCCGCTGTACCCTTGACGCCTCGGGCTTTGATGAGTTGAGCCTGCTTTCACTTTCCGCTACTGATTACCAGCATATTTCCCCGTTATTGCGAGATCTGATGCTCGAATATGGCCGCAGCGGCGTTTCTGTCTCCCTGCCCAGTCTGCGGGCTGGAACCCTGAGCGATGCGTTGCTTGATGAGTTGCGCAAGGTTCGCAAGAGTAGTTTCACCATAGCCCCAGAAGCGGGTACACAGCGTATGCGTGATGTTATCAACAAGGGCATCGACGAAGAGGATATTCTGGCGACGGCCAGAATCATCTTCCAGGCAGGTTGGAAGCGGGTGAAGCTCTACTTTATGATCGGGCTGCCCCTGGAGACCACAGAAGATGTGGCGGGTATCGCGCACCTGGCCGTGAAAATCCAGCAGATTGCCCGTGAAGCGGCCGGCAGATCCGCGCAGGTGATAGTCAGTGTTTCCCAGTTTATTCCCAAGGCACACACCCCTTTCCAGTGGTGGACCATGGACGATCGTGAAACCCTGAAGGCCAAGCAGCGTGTCATTGAGGATATCCTGCGCCCCTATTCAACAGTGCAGTATAAATTTCACGATGCCCGCACCGGCTTGCTGGAAGCTGCCCTGGCCCGTGGAGACCGGCGCCTGGCCGATGTGCTGGAGAGGGCGGTGGAACTGGGCTGCCGTCTTGACAGCTGGAGTGAACACTTTCGCTTTGACCTGTGGCAGCAGGCTTTTGCCGACTGCGGAACAAGTCTTGATCGCTGGGCGTATCGACAGTATGACCTGAATGATCCCCTGCCCTGGGATCATATCGACAGCATGATCAGCAAGACCTGGATGCAGGAAGAGTGGCAGCGCGCGTGCCAGGAGCAGGTAACTCCCGACTGCCGTTTTGATCGCTGCAGCCAGTGTGGTGTCTGTGGTGGCGAGGTGCGGTTGCGTCTGAATCGACGCCAGGGGTTGGACATCAGTGAACGCGAAACCACTGCAGAAGAGAATCTGGCTCAGATGGCCATGGTGCCAGTGACCACCCTGCGCATTCGTTATAAGAAAGAGGGTATGGTACGCTTCCTCAGCCACCTGGAAACCGTGAAGTCGGTAACGTCTGCCATCCTGCGGGCCGACCTTCCCGTTGCCTATACCCAGGGTTTCAATCAACATGTGAAGCTCAGCTTCAGTGACGCGCTCGGCCTTGGCATCCAATCCTACGCCGAGTATATGGATATCGCGCTGGTGGAGCAGATCGACCCAACCGAAGCCATGGCAAGACTCAATCGTGAACTGCCACCTGCGCTGGCAGTGCTGGATGCCCGTACCGGCACCTTTGCCAAGCTCTCCGCCGCACACCACAGCACCACCTATCAGGTGAACCTGGACGTGGAGAACGGGCAGCACCTGCATGCAGCGCAGTGGCTGGTGCGACGGGAAAACAAAAAAGGCGTCCGTGAAATCGACATCAAGCCCCACTGCGCGATCATGGGGACCCGCCCCCTGCAGTTTGCTATCCACAGCAACCCTGACGGGGTTACGCCAAAGCCCGTGGAAGTGCTGGAGTATGTCAGTGCCCTGCCCCGTGAGCAGCTCAGCAGCTTTGTCATTACGAAGATGCAGGTGGTAGGCGAAGGCGCTTTCTGA
- a CDS encoding PhoH family protein, which translates to MPDKKTIILDTNVILLNPRAIYDFNGNDVVIPISVIEELDKFKRNMDQLGRSAREFSRMLDQIRSQGNIHEGVVLFPEDNDAKISVLMASDEAMRLLPKALRGDAADNIILSMALQLKQEGKNVVFVSRDTNLRIKGDACGVPSIDYESDKIDIRELYMGSHDMFTSSDVIQAMHSQGKIKASDILPKDQTFYDNQFFLLQNEANPSNSALGRYFKNTDEIRKVFDDYPEQGIWGIHPRNKEQRYAFDLLLDDNIKLVSLVGIAGTGKTLLAIAAGLKKVADEGKYKKLLVSRPVFPMGKDIGYLPGDIKDKLQPWMTPIYDNVDFLIGAPEMDYERKSYQELFSQGIMEIEALTYIRGRSLPYQYFIVDEAQNLTPHEIKTIITRAGNGTKIVFTGDPYQIDNPYVDSSSNGLSNIVERFKGQHIAGHVTMIKGERSELAELAANIL; encoded by the coding sequence ATGCCAGACAAGAAGACCATTATCCTGGACACAAACGTTATCCTGCTCAACCCCCGCGCCATCTACGACTTCAACGGTAACGATGTGGTCATTCCCATTTCCGTGATCGAAGAACTGGATAAGTTCAAACGTAACATGGATCAGCTTGGTCGCAGCGCCCGAGAATTCAGCCGCATGCTGGACCAGATACGCTCCCAGGGAAATATTCATGAGGGAGTTGTCCTCTTTCCCGAAGACAATGACGCCAAGATTTCTGTCCTCATGGCTTCCGATGAGGCCATGCGCCTGCTGCCCAAGGCCCTTCGCGGCGATGCTGCCGACAATATCATTCTGTCCATGGCTCTGCAGCTGAAGCAGGAAGGCAAAAATGTCGTTTTCGTCAGTCGCGATACCAACCTGCGCATCAAAGGCGACGCCTGCGGCGTGCCTTCCATAGACTACGAATCAGACAAGATCGATATCCGTGAGCTGTACATGGGCAGCCACGATATGTTCACTTCCAGCGATGTGATTCAGGCAATGCACAGTCAGGGCAAGATCAAGGCTTCGGATATTCTGCCCAAGGACCAGACGTTCTATGATAATCAGTTTTTCCTGCTGCAGAACGAGGCAAACCCCTCGAACTCCGCCCTGGGGCGCTATTTCAAAAATACTGATGAGATCCGCAAGGTTTTTGACGACTACCCGGAACAGGGTATCTGGGGAATTCACCCCCGCAACAAAGAGCAGCGCTACGCCTTTGACCTGCTCCTGGATGACAATATCAAGTTGGTCTCCCTGGTGGGTATCGCAGGCACCGGCAAGACGCTGCTGGCCATTGCGGCTGGCCTGAAGAAAGTGGCGGATGAAGGGAAATACAAGAAGCTGCTGGTTTCGCGTCCGGTCTTCCCCATGGGCAAGGATATCGGGTACCTGCCCGGAGATATCAAAGACAAGCTGCAGCCGTGGATGACACCCATTTACGATAATGTGGACTTTCTGATCGGTGCCCCGGAGATGGACTACGAACGCAAGAGCTACCAGGAGCTGTTCAGCCAGGGCATTATGGAAATTGAAGCGCTGACCTATATTCGCGGCCGCAGCCTGCCCTACCAGTACTTTATTGTGGATGAGGCACAGAACCTGACGCCCCACGAGATCAAGACCATCATCACCCGGGCGGGCAATGGCACCAAAATCGTCTTTACGGGCGACCCGTACCAGATCGACAACCCCTATGTGGACTCTTCTTCCAACGGCCTCTCAAATATCGTGGAACGCTTCAAAGGGCAGCATATCGCTGGCCACGTCACCATGATCAAAGGTGAGCGCAGCGAGCTGGCTGAGCTGGCCGCCAATATTCTCTGA